The Zonotrichia leucophrys gambelii isolate GWCS_2022_RI chromosome 23, RI_Zleu_2.0, whole genome shotgun sequence genome includes a region encoding these proteins:
- the SYF2 gene encoding pre-mRNA-splicing factor SYF2: MAAAVSALSSLGVPEADVGSEEEEEEEQAEPGPAAAKAAEQRREERLRRFRELHMKRYEACKLNSQEVVEEDKRLKLPPNWEAKKARLEWELQVQEKKKECAARGEDYERVKLLEVSAEDAERWERKKKKKNPDLGFSDYAAAQLRQYQRLTRQIKPDLEQYEKLKEQHGEALYPTSNSLLHGTHVPSKEGVDRMVADLEKQIEKREKYSRRRPYNDDADIDYINERNAKFNQKAERFYGKYTAEIKQNLERGTAV, encoded by the exons ATGGCGGCGGCGGTGTCGgccctcagcagcctgggggtGCCCGAGGCCGATGTGGGG AgcgaggaggaagaggaggaggagcaggcagagcccggcccggccgcggcgAAGGCGGCGGAGCAGAGGCGGGAGGAGCGGCTGCGCCGGTTCCGGGAGCTCCACATGAAGCGG TACGAGGCCTGCAAGCTGAACAGCCaggaggtggtggaggaggACAAGAGGCTGAAGCTGCCCCCGAACTGGGAAGCTAAAAAGGCTCGGCtggagtgggagctgcaggtgcaggagaagaagaag GAATGTGCAGCCCGGGGTGAGGACTACGAGCGGGTGAAGCTGCTGGAGGTCAGCGCTGAGGACGCCGAGAGgtgggagaggaagaagaagaagaaaaaccccGACCTGGGCTTCTCAG ACTACGCGGCGGCGCAGCTGCGCCAGTACCAGCGGCTCACCCGGCAGATCAAGCCCGACCTGGAGCAGTATGAGAAGCtcaaggagcagca CGGGGAGGCCCTGTACCCCACCTCCAACAGCCTCCTGCACGGCACCCACGTGCCCTCCAAGGAGGGCGTGGACAGGATGGTGGCAGACCTGGAGAAGCA gaTCGAGAAGAGGGAGAAGTACAGCAGGAGGCGGCCCTACAACGACGACGCCGACATCGACTACATCAACGAGAGGAACGCCAAGTTCAACCAGAAGGCTGAGAGGTTCTACGGAAAATACACAGCTGAGATCAAACAGAACCTGGAGAGGGGCACGGCCGTGTga
- the TMEM50A gene encoding transmembrane protein 50A isoform X2 — MSGFLESLRCSECVDWGEKRNTIASVAAGVLFFTGWWIIIDAAVKYPQMEDFNHSYHACGVIATIAFLMINAVSNGQVRGDSYSEGCLGQTGARIWLFIGFMMAFGSLIASMWILFGGYVVKEKPVVYPGIAVFFQNAFIFFGGLVFKFGRTEDLWQ, encoded by the exons ATGTCCGGGTTCCTGGAGAGCCTGCGCTGCTCGGAGTGCGTGGACTGGGGCGAGAAGCGCAACACCATCGCCTCGGTGGCCGCGGGGGTGCTG tttttcaCAGGCTGGTGGATCATCATCGATGCTGCTGTGAAATACCCTCAGATGGAAGATTTCAACCATTCCTACCACGCCTGTGGGGTGATAGCCACCATTGCATTCCTCAT gaTCAACGCCGTGTCCAACGGGCAGGTGCGGGGGGACAGCTACAGCGAGGGCTGCCTGGGCCAGACAG GGGCTCGCATCTGGCTCTTCATTGGCTTCATGATGGCTTTTGGCTCCCTCATTGCCTCCATGTGGATCCTCTTTGGGGGCTACGTGGTTAAAG aaaAACCAGTGGTGTACCCAGGAATAGCAGTGTTTTTCCAGAATGCATTCATCTTTTTTGG GGGCCTGGTGTTCAAGTTTGGGCGCACGGAGGATCTGTGGCAGTGA
- the RHCE gene encoding blood group Rh(CE) polypeptide, translated as MPSRYLSFRCSVPWLILVLQALLLLRSFFGFPGVSDNYSSSRPYPEFQDVNHMVIFGFGFFLMVLRRYGFSSTGFNFLLVVLGVQCSVVAEDLLVFLRGGRKAAGLESLAKAFVSVTAVVISTGAVLGRANPVQLIVMTLVELIFFYVSRYINETFLEVPEHLTGTHVFLFGAYFGLALASHFPEAPPGLDKDRSTPKSELFSVLGTVFVWVFWPSFNSILPLSKMQAVFNTYLALAVSAVAAFMLSALTSKDGKFRMAQIRSAVLAGGVAISCTTERIHQPWIAMLLGLLATGITILGSHCVQRCFNPALKLQDTSGVHFTFGLPAVLGAVAAVVLALVEDGIDTRWNDLSRLGYDAFVYIGAFCQTISTALITGLITGLILNIKLLKAVHVSKYFDDQFYWEFPHLSVGF; from the exons ATGCCTTCCCGCTACCTGAGCTTCCGCTGCAGCGTGCCCTGGCTGATCCttgtgctgcaggctctgctcctcctgcgcTCCTTCTTCGGCTTCCCGGGTGTCAGTGACAACTATTCCTCATCCAGGCCCTACCCAG AATTTCAAGATGTGAACCACATGGTGATTTTTGGATTTGGCTTCTTCCTGATGGTTCTGAGAAGATATGGCTTTAGCAGCACCGGGTTCAACTTCCTGCTCGTTGTTCTGGGTGTCCAGTGCTCTGTGGTGGCAGAGGATTTATTAGTTTTCCTTAGGGGAGGGCGAAAGGCAGCTGGTTTGGAAAG CCTAGCAAAGGCTTTTGTGAGCGTGACTGCTGTGGTCATCTCcactggggctgtcctgggcagggccaaTCCTGTGCAGCTCATTGTCATGACCCTGGTGGAATTAATCTTCTTCTACGTGAGCAGATACATCAACGAGACATTCCTGGAG GTCCCTGAGCACCTCACTGGGACGCACGTGTTCCTCTTTGGAGCCTACTTTGGCCTGGCACTCGCCTCCCACTTCCCTGAGGCTCCCCCGGGGCTGGACAAGGACAGGAGCACCCCAAAGTCCGAGCTGTTCTCAGTGCTGG GCACTGTGTTTGTCTGGGTGTTCTGGCCGAGCTTCAATTCTATCCTGCCTTTATCCAAGATGCAAGCAGTGTTCAACACTTACTTGGCCCTGGCAGTGAGTGCTGTGGCTGCCTTCATGTTGTCTGCTCTGACCTCCAAGGATGGCAAATTCAGAATG GCTCAGATCCgcagtgcagtgctggctggagGGGTCGCCATCAGCTGCACCACAGAGCGCATCCACCAGCCCTGGATCGCcatgctcctggggctgctggccacTGGCATCACCATCCTGGGCTCTCACTGTGTGCAG aGGTGCTTTAATCCTGCCTTGAAGCTCCAGGATACTTCTGGAGTTCATTTCACTTTTGGGTTGCCTGCTGTGCTTGGAGCTGTGGCCGCTGTTGTGCTCGCACTTGTAGAAGATGGGATTGACACACGATGGAATGATTTATCCAG aCTGGGTTATGATGCCTTTGTTTATATTGGTGCCTTCTGCCAGACCATCAGCACTGCCCTGATAACAGGATTGATTACAG GTTTGATCTTAAACATCAAACTGCTGAAAGCTGTGCATGTCTCCAAGTACTTTGATGACCAGTTTTACTGGGAG TTTCCCCACTTGTCTGTTGGATTTTGA
- the RSRP1 gene encoding arginine/serine-rich protein 1 encodes MGVTHEAGLSPQDPCGGSPAGWSRSAQVPQGNQRGACPAAPSGTETGHCRAAGRAEAEADSAHKGSAGQTADMAEFMDDLRLGSPEHRDSPERRGSRRSCSGSSRSSSRSSRSSSSSSSSGRSSRSWSRSRSRSRSRRRRSRRSRRRSRSYSRSRSRSRGSRRYRGSRSSRSSRYRPRRYRHRYGRRRSRSWSRGRPCYRRSYSRSRSRSRGRRYYGFGRTVYPEAYRGWRSRSRSRSRSHSPLHLSEKDKRELLEIAKANAAKALGTDNIVLPASLRISAPAKEIKTEKQEREEAAESAEQPGSAAEDESKAGMERATIQRSISFSPNNTMAKPALQKPVSHPVVKEPVVSPAREDDRKGSPYGQWVPVKKEEKKTFLNFSPKSSLFRAR; translated from the exons ATGGGGGTGACTCACGAAGCGGGGCTCTCCCCTCAGGACCCGTGCGGGGGCAGCCCGGCGGGCTGGAGCCG gagCGCGCAGGTGCCTCAGGGGAACCAGCGCGGGGCGTGCCCGGCAGCGCCCAGCG GAACAGAGACGGGGCACTGCCGAGCCGCAGGCAGAGCCGAGGCCGAGGCTGACAGCGCGCACAAAGGCAGCGCGGGGCAGACGGCCGACATGGCGGAGTTCATGGATGACCTGAGGCTGGGCTCTCCCGAGCACCGGGACTCTCCCGAGCGCCGCGGCTCCCGGCGGAGCTGCTCGGGCTCCAGCCGCTCCTCCAGCCGCTCCTCgcgcagctccagctccagcagctcctcgggCCGCTCCTCGCGCAGCTGGAGCCGCTCCCggtcccgctcccgctcccggcggcgccgctcccgccgctcccggcgccgcTCCCGCTCCTACTCGCGCAGCCGCTCGCGCTCCCGCGGCTCCCGGCGCTACCGCGGCTCCCGCAGCTCCCGCAGCTCCCGTTACCGGCCCCGGCGCTACCGGCACCGCTACGGCCGGCGCCGCTCCCGCTCCTGGTCCCGCGGCAGGCCCTGCTACCGCCGCTCGTACTCGCGcagccgctcccgctcccgcgGCCGCCGCTACTACGGCTTCGGCAGAACCGTGTACCCCGAGGCCTACCGGGGCTGGAGGAGCCGCTCCCGCTCGCGCTCCCGGAGCCACTCACCGCTGCACCTCAGCGAGAAAG ACAAGAGGGAACTCCTGGAAATTGCAAAAGCCAATGCAGCCAAAGCTCTGGGAACAGACAACATTGTCCTGCCAGCCAGCCTGAGGATCTCTGCCCCTGCCAAGGAGATCAAAACCGAGAAGCAGGAGCGTGAGGAGGCCGCGGAGTCAGCTGAG CAACCTGGGAGTGCAGCTGAGGACGAGAGCAAGGCTGGCATGGAGAGAGCAACCATCCAGAGGAGCATTTCCTTCAGCCCTAAT aacaCAATGGCCAAGCCTGCCCTGCAGAAGCCAGTGAGCCACCCTGTGGTTAAGGAGCCAGTGGTTTCTCCAGCCAGGGAGGATGACAGGAAGGGAAGCCCCTATGGGCAGTGGGTTCCTGtcaagaaggaggagaagaaaacattCCTGAACTTCTCACCCAAAAGCTCCCTGTTCCGGGCACGCTGA
- the TMEM50A gene encoding transmembrane protein 50A isoform X1 codes for MRGVRGLGRGAMSGFLESLRCSECVDWGEKRNTIASVAAGVLFFTGWWIIIDAAVKYPQMEDFNHSYHACGVIATIAFLMINAVSNGQVRGDSYSEGCLGQTGARIWLFIGFMMAFGSLIASMWILFGGYVVKEKPVVYPGIAVFFQNAFIFFGGLVFKFGRTEDLWQ; via the exons ATGCGCGGCGTGCGGGGATTGGG TCGCGGAGCCATGTCCGGGTTCCTGGAGAGCCTGCGCTGCTCGGAGTGCGTGGACTGGGGCGAGAAGCGCAACACCATCGCCTCGGTGGCCGCGGGGGTGCTG tttttcaCAGGCTGGTGGATCATCATCGATGCTGCTGTGAAATACCCTCAGATGGAAGATTTCAACCATTCCTACCACGCCTGTGGGGTGATAGCCACCATTGCATTCCTCAT gaTCAACGCCGTGTCCAACGGGCAGGTGCGGGGGGACAGCTACAGCGAGGGCTGCCTGGGCCAGACAG GGGCTCGCATCTGGCTCTTCATTGGCTTCATGATGGCTTTTGGCTCCCTCATTGCCTCCATGTGGATCCTCTTTGGGGGCTACGTGGTTAAAG aaaAACCAGTGGTGTACCCAGGAATAGCAGTGTTTTTCCAGAATGCATTCATCTTTTTTGG GGGCCTGGTGTTCAAGTTTGGGCGCACGGAGGATCTGTGGCAGTGA